A window from Plasmodium chabaudi chabaudi strain AS genome assembly, chromosome: 11 encodes these proteins:
- a CDS encoding Pfs77 homologue, putative, protein MESKQCKLIFSDCCKGKENLAHSNEDHVVNDNIYNDQNYYGNNQGYIYKGDTNYVYKNSEDCMSYEYGNYIDQNNNSYVYKNGDDCMGYESGKYMDQSNTKYVYKNSEECMNYEYGKYMDQNNNNNYVYKSDEMYVQKNDEIPVINVQGDQPVFNIPVYQDKYIRDKIIETPKYEFQDVVQPKYYRQEANHDVPCVELLFKERNINMPKEKIIENKVEVNVPIGYTPIYSPVWDVREIPRVIPKYEGEQKIIEVEVPQIKYVDKYVEKEIVVDIKEKIIPKVTEIEKQVDIVKYEWKEKYQDVPVCKYVPKIDVELDCPSPLIVPYPEVHFQNTSEIMNPNQKSIDISNEMLINNLGSYNTVLNKHVDDSIKRSFLEMGRFPNNMKNQNSDHTRKFSDKFSELNNINLNKKNKKMWPFCTFNNCINNESKINGSDDIDPKTGYPVSMPKNFASFFKKDLNSVKNQMMQYKNQNEKKNDISNNIIENSPVSPTIEYIGKIDKPPVDGGKLDAISFKLHAIEVHQFIPVPNLPKPQFLDLVPPEQFENNDISSLHNIFGKTSEDWVDPNITGYIAPMMNDILHGNIQPQTPLFNKLSIGNSPKQNDAPSINAASSYSHDEENNDQVAKNANSSIASEHIYTGHNQIVHETNEMNDNQVDYDNYSGRFSDNYNGN, encoded by the coding sequence ATGGAAAGCAAACAGTGCAAACTAATTTTCAGTGATTGCTGTAaaggaaaagaaaatttagCACACAGCAATGAAGATCATGTtgtaaatgataatatatataatgatcaAAACTATTATGGAAATAATCAAgggtatatatacaaaggTGATACTAactatgtatataaaaatagcgaAGATTGCATGAGTTATGAATATGGAAATTATATagatcaaaataataacagctatgtatataaaaatggcgATGATTGCATGGGTTATGAAAGtggaaaatatatggaCCAGAGTAATACCAAgtatgtttataaaaatagcgaAGAGTGCATGAATTATgaatatggaaaatatatggatCAGAATAATAACAACAACTATGTTTATAAAAGCGATGAAATGTATGtgcaaaaaaatgatgagaTTCCAGTAATAAATGTTCAAGGAGATCAGCCAGTATTTAACATTCCTGTATATcaagataaatatataagagataaaataattgaaacaccaaaatatgaatttcAAGACGTAGTACAACCAAAGTATTATAGACAAGAAGCAAATCATGATGTTCCATGTGTTGAATTACTATTTaaagaaagaaatataaatatgccaaaggaaaaaataatagaaaataaagttGAAGTAAATGTTCCTATTGGATATACACCTATATATTCTCCTGTATGGGATGTAAGAGAAATACCAAGAGTTATACCAAAATATGAAGgagaacaaaaaattatagaagTTGAAGTACCTCAAATAAAGTATGTAGACAAATATGTAGAGAAAGAAATAGTTGtagatataaaagaaaaaattattcctAAAGTTACAGAAATAGAAAAACAAGTAGATAtagtaaaatatgaatggaaagaaaaatatcaaGATGTTCCTGTTTGTAAATATGTACCTAAAATAGATGTAGAGTTAGATTGTCCATCCCCTTTAATAGTACCATATCCTGAAGtacattttcaaaatacaTCTGAAATTATGAACCCAAATCAAAAATCAATAGATATATCAAATGAAATGttgataaataatttaggTTCATATAATACTGTCCTAAACAAACATGTAGATGATTCAATAAAAAGGTCGTTTCTAGAAATGGGTAGATTCccaaataatatgaagaaTCAAAATAGTGATCACACCAGAAAATTCAGTGATAAATTTTCAGAAttaaacaatataaatctaaataaaaaaaataaaaaaatgtggcCCTTTTGTACATTTAAcaattgtataaataatgaatccAAAATAAATGGATCTGATGATATAGATCCCAAAACAGGATATCCAGTATCTATGCCAAAAAATTTTGCCTCCttctttaaaaaagatTTAAACTCGGTGAAGAATCAAATGATGCAATACAAAAACCaaaatgagaaaaaaaatgatatatcaaataatatcaTAGAAAATAGTCCCGTTAGTCCAACTATTGAATATATAGGAAAAATAGATAAACCACCAGTTGATGGAGGAAAATTAGATGCTATATCATTCAAATTACATGCTATTGAAGTACATCAATTTATACCTGTACCTAATTTACCAAAACCACAATTTTTAGATTTAGTTCCACCTGaacaatttgaaaataatgatatatcatctcttcataatatttttggaAAAACATCTGAAGATTGGGTTGATCCAAATATTACAGGATACATAGCACCTATGATGAATGACATATTACATGGAAATATACAACCTCAGACTCCATTGTTTAACAAATTAAGTATTGGCAATAGTccaaaacaaaatgatgcCCCATCTATCAATGCTGCCTCTTCTTATAGCCACGATGAAGAAAACAATGATCAAGTTGCAAAAAATGCAAACAGCAGTATAGCTAGCgaacatatttatactgGACACAACCAAATAGTTCACGAAACCAACGAAATGAATGACAACCAAGTGGattatgataattataGTGGACGATTTAGTGATAACTATAATggaaattaa